The Halomonas qaidamensis genome includes the window AAACTTTTGCACGTAACACGCTGGCATTGGGCATTTCACTGGCGCTGGTAAGCGCTGCGAACGCCGCTGATTTTGCTGATATGGACCCCGTCACCCTGCGCTTGGCCCACGTGGTCAACGAGCAAGATGGCTTCCATATCGCTGCTACCAAGTTTGAAGAACTGGTGGAAGAACGCACCGAAGGCAAGGTCAACATCGAGATCTACCCTAACGCCTCATTAGGTGACGAACGCACGCTGCTGGAAGGTATGCAGATCGGCACGGTGGATATGGGGGTGATTACCAACGGGCCGGTGGCTAATTTTGTGGAAGAGATGGCGGTCTTTGAACTGCCGTTCCTGTTCCCTTCACCAGAAGCCGCTTATGGCGTGCTGGATGGCCCCATTGGCCAGGAGCTGCTGGATAAGCTGTCTGACGTGAACCTGAAAGGCTTAGCCTACGCTGAGCGCGGCTTCCGCAACCTGACCAACAGCGAGCGGGCGGTGAATTCACCGGAAGACCTGGATGGCCTGCGTATTCGCGTGATGGAAAACCCGGTGTACACCGATACCTTCCGTGAGCTGGGCGCTAACGCTATTCCCATGGCGTGGACAGAAGCACTGACCGCCATGCAGCAGGGCACCATCGACGGTCAGGAAAATCCGGTGAACGTGATCCATTCATTCAAGCTGGATGAAACCCAGAACTACATGACCCTTTCCCGACATACATACGCCCCGGCCATTTTTGTAATGGGCATGCCCGTTTGGAACCAACTGCCAGAACAGACACAAACCGTACTGAAAGAAGCTGCCCAAGAAGCCGCCGAGCATGAGCGCCAAGTGAACGCCGATATGGAAGCCGACCAACTGGCGGCGCTGCGCGAAGCGGGTATGGAAATCAACGAGACACCGGATATGGAAGCCTTCCAAACAGCCGTAGCGCCTGTATATGAGAAGTACGGCGAGCAGTTTGGTGACTACCTGCCACGCATTCGGGAGGCGCTGAATCAGTGATGGCCTTTGCACAGCCTCTTTTGACGCTGCTGCAACGCATTGAACGCGGGCTGGATGCCATCATCCGGCCCGTGGTGTTTGCGGGCATGGCAGCATTGATTGGCGTGATTACTCTGCAGATTGTGTCGCGAGTGCTGTTCAGCGCCGTCGGCTGGACGGAAGAGGTCGCGCGCTTTCTGCTGGTGTGGATTACGTTTTTAGCCAGCACGCTGGCGTTCCAGCGCGGGCGGCATATCGCAGTGACTTTTGCCGTGGATGCGCTTCCTCTGTCCTTACGCAAGCTGGCACGTTTGGCGGCGCTGGCAGTGGTGCTGGCGTTTATGATTGCGCTAATCGTGATTGGCTACCGCTATATGCAGGTGCAAAGTTTTCAGAAGTCCGCCTCGCTGCGGCTTTCGATGACCTACGTTTACGCGGTGATCCCGCTTTCTGCGGCCATTATGGCGTGGTACGCCCTGGTGGATATGATTGACGTGCTGGTGAACGGTGAGCCAACGGCCTCTGCTCCGGAGGCGTCGCTATGACCCTAGTGCTGTTCGGGCTGTTCTTCCTGTTTATGCTGCTGGGCGTGCCGATTGCCTTTGCAATTGGCGCAAGCACGCTTTATGCGCTGTACCAGTCGGGCGTGCCACTGATGGTGGTCACCCAGCAGATGTTCCAGGGCATTAACTCGTTTGCCCTGGTCGCTATCCCGATGTTTATTCTGGCCGGTGACTTAATGGCCCAGGGTAAGGTCAGCGAGCGGTTGGTAAGCTTTGCCGATTCGCTAGTCGGCTTTATGCGTGGCGGGCTTTCGATTGTATCGGTGATGGCGGGCATGTTTTTCGCGGCTATCTCTGGCTCTGGCGCAGCAACCACCGCTGCGGTGGGTTCAAGCCTGGTGCCAGAACTTAAGCGTAAAGGTTACGACCCCGCTTCGGCGGCCAGCTTAATTGCTGCCAGCGGCACGATTGGCGTGGTGATTCCTCCCTCGGTGCCGATGATTATCTACGCGGTGATTGCTCAGCAGTCGGTTTCAAAGCTGTTTTTGAACGGCTTTTTGCCGGGGCTGGCTATGGGGCTGGGGCTAATGGCGATTGCCATCACTCAGGCCTATAAGCGTCAGTACCCCAAAGGCACACCGCTGTCACTGCCTACCATTTGGCGCACGCTAAAAGCGGCTAGCTGGGGGCTGATGACGCCGGTGATTATTTTGGGCGGTATCTTCTCGGGAATCTTCACGCCTTCGGAAGCAGCGGTGGTGGCGGTTAACTACGCGCTGCTGGTATCACTGTTTGTGTACCGGGATTTAACCCTGCCCCAGGTGTATAAGCTGCTGATTCGCTCGGCGATGACCACCGCAGTCATTATGCTGGTAATTGCCATGTCGGCAGTACTCAGCTGGACGCTTTCAAGCTGGCAGGTACCCGGCGCGATAGCCCAAGCAGTGTTGTCGCTTTCCACTAACCCCTACGTGATTATGCTGCTGGTCGTGGCCGTGATTCTGCTCACGGGGGTATTTATCGAGACCGCCAGCGCCTTGATTATTCTTACCCCAGTGCTGCTACCGCTGGTGCTCCAGCTGGGAATCGACCCGATCCACTTTGGTTTGATTATTGTGGTGGGACTGTCAATTGGCATGATTACCCCGCCAGTGGCAATCAACCTCTATGTGGCTTCGTCAGTCACTCAGCTACCGCTGGAGCGCATCACCCAGGCAATTATCCCGTATCTTTTAGGGCTAATTGGCGTGTTGCTATTGGTGGTTTATGTACCGATCCTGCTCGGCTGGTCGGGTAGTTAGCAAGACATTAACGCTGAGACGAAATGCGCTGATATGAAAAAAGGGGCTTGCCATGTGGCAGCCCCTTGTTCTACTTCACCTGTTGGCTACTGCTGGCTTTTTAACAACGTGTGTTTTCAGCCAGCAGTGAGCATAACGTAAGGCTTAGAACTCTTCCCAATCGTCGTCGCCTGCTTTAACAGGGGCTTGCTTAGAAGAGAGCGCGGGGCGCTTGAGTTCCTGGCGTGCACTTGGCGCACCAGAATGCAGAGACTGACGCGGTTGATTTAACGCTGGCTGTGTCGATGAGGTTTGTGGATCATCGCCGCCAAGCACGAAGGAGTTGATCAACTCGTTAAGGTGTTCGGCATGGCGACGCATATCAGCAGCAGCGGCGGTAGACTCTTGTACCATGGCAGCGTTTTGCTGAGTCATGGTGTCCATTTCCGCAACGGCAGTGTTGATCTGGCCAATACCGCTACTCTGCTCCTTGGCGCCCGCACTAATCTCGCCGATCACATCGGTCACTTTGGAAACGCTTTCAACAATGTTACGCATGGTAGCGCCAGCGTTACGCACAAGCTCGGCACCAGCGTGGGTGTGCTTAACAGAGCTATCAATCAGCGTGCGAATCTCTTTTGATGCATCGCTAGAACGACTGGCAAGTGTGCGTACTTCTTGCGCAACCACCGCGAAGCCACGGCCATGTTCACCTGCCCGCGCAGCTTCCACCGACGCATTCAGCGCCAAAATATTGGTTTGGAAGGCAATCGCATCAATCATCGTGATGATATCGCTAATGCGCGACGCTGAATCATTGATGTCGTGCATCGTTCGCTCAACCTGACCCATGGCTTCTTCACCCTGGTGGGCCACTTCAGCGGTGGACTGAACCAGCTGATTAGCTTGCTGGGCGTTATCCGCACTGTGGTTTACGGTCGAGGTGATCTCTTCCATAGAGGCCGACGTTTCTTGCAGGTTAGCGGCAGCCTGTTCGGTGCGGGTAGCCAGCTCTTCTGAGCTATGGGACATCTCGCCTGCCGAGTGGTAAACACTGACAGTGCTACGACGCACGTCACGCAGGGTGTCCTGCATTCGTTCAACAAAGGCGTTGAACTGCACCGCAAGGTTACCCACTTCATCATTGCTTTCTACCGCTAGGCGGCGGGTAAGGTCACCACGGCCCTGAGCAATATCGTGCATGGCGCTAGCGGTGCGCTTAATCGGTCCTACGGTGCGGCGCACAAAACCAAATGCGAGCAGTGCTACTATCACAAATAAGACAGCACCCAACAAAATCGCAAACAGAATAGATTGGCGTAAATTGGCAGTAGCGGTAGCTTCCAGCTCGGCAACCGTCACATCAACATCAGTGACATAAACACCAGCACCAATCATCCAGCCCCACTTTTCTAAACTCT containing:
- a CDS encoding TRAP transporter substrate-binding protein produces the protein MKTFARNTLALGISLALVSAANAADFADMDPVTLRLAHVVNEQDGFHIAATKFEELVEERTEGKVNIEIYPNASLGDERTLLEGMQIGTVDMGVITNGPVANFVEEMAVFELPFLFPSPEAAYGVLDGPIGQELLDKLSDVNLKGLAYAERGFRNLTNSERAVNSPEDLDGLRIRVMENPVYTDTFRELGANAIPMAWTEALTAMQQGTIDGQENPVNVIHSFKLDETQNYMTLSRHTYAPAIFVMGMPVWNQLPEQTQTVLKEAAQEAAEHERQVNADMEADQLAALREAGMEINETPDMEAFQTAVAPVYEKYGEQFGDYLPRIREALNQ
- a CDS encoding TRAP transporter small permease, encoding MAFAQPLLTLLQRIERGLDAIIRPVVFAGMAALIGVITLQIVSRVLFSAVGWTEEVARFLLVWITFLASTLAFQRGRHIAVTFAVDALPLSLRKLARLAALAVVLAFMIALIVIGYRYMQVQSFQKSASLRLSMTYVYAVIPLSAAIMAWYALVDMIDVLVNGEPTASAPEASL
- a CDS encoding methyl-accepting chemotaxis protein, giving the protein MATAPSTTKKRSLSLQAKVLTLVLLPLFMVTVGLVAFNAYERTQNTRDTLANQRELLIEERRHAVRDIVQVATTAISPIYERAGANDEEAKQQVAELVRAMRFEGNNYVFIYDFEGNNIVTAPAPEREGTNMMDVRTPDGSYLIRDILQVAKNGGGFHSYVWEYPSTREIEPKHSYVESLEKWGWMIGAGVYVTDVDVTVAELEATATANLRQSILFAILLGAVLFVIVALLAFGFVRRTVGPIKRTASAMHDIAQGRGDLTRRLAVESNDEVGNLAVQFNAFVERMQDTLRDVRRSTVSVYHSAGEMSHSSEELATRTEQAAANLQETSASMEEITSTVNHSADNAQQANQLVQSTAEVAHQGEEAMGQVERTMHDINDSASRISDIITMIDAIAFQTNILALNASVEAARAGEHGRGFAVVAQEVRTLASRSSDASKEIRTLIDSSVKHTHAGAELVRNAGATMRNIVESVSKVTDVIGEISAGAKEQSSGIGQINTAVAEMDTMTQQNAAMVQESTAAAADMRRHAEHLNELINSFVLGGDDPQTSSTQPALNQPRQSLHSGAPSARQELKRPALSSKQAPVKAGDDDWEEF
- a CDS encoding TRAP transporter large permease, yielding MTLVLFGLFFLFMLLGVPIAFAIGASTLYALYQSGVPLMVVTQQMFQGINSFALVAIPMFILAGDLMAQGKVSERLVSFADSLVGFMRGGLSIVSVMAGMFFAAISGSGAATTAAVGSSLVPELKRKGYDPASAASLIAASGTIGVVIPPSVPMIIYAVIAQQSVSKLFLNGFLPGLAMGLGLMAIAITQAYKRQYPKGTPLSLPTIWRTLKAASWGLMTPVIILGGIFSGIFTPSEAAVVAVNYALLVSLFVYRDLTLPQVYKLLIRSAMTTAVIMLVIAMSAVLSWTLSSWQVPGAIAQAVLSLSTNPYVIMLLVVAVILLTGVFIETASALIILTPVLLPLVLQLGIDPIHFGLIIVVGLSIGMITPPVAINLYVASSVTQLPLERITQAIIPYLLGLIGVLLLVVYVPILLGWSGS